The proteins below are encoded in one region of Candidatus Thiodiazotropha sp. LNASS1:
- the iscR gene encoding Fe-S cluster assembly transcriptional regulator IscR, with amino-acid sequence MKLTTKGRYAVTAMLDLSLHYGEGPITLADIAQRQGISLSYLEQLFSRLRKKSLVASVRGPGGGYSLGRGADEIFVGEVISAVDENIDTTRCNGAHNCQNNERCLTHDLWSDLSNQIYGYLNKISLQDLMDRQAVREVADRQDHPNQEQPGLDVSSLVDGSGDLAGA; translated from the coding sequence GTGAAGCTTACCACAAAAGGTCGATACGCAGTGACAGCCATGCTGGATCTATCCCTCCACTACGGGGAGGGCCCCATAACCCTTGCCGACATCGCTCAGCGCCAAGGCATATCACTCTCATATCTGGAACAGTTGTTTTCTCGTTTGCGCAAAAAATCGCTGGTTGCCAGTGTGCGTGGTCCCGGCGGCGGCTATAGCCTGGGCAGGGGAGCAGATGAGATTTTTGTCGGTGAGGTAATCTCTGCAGTGGATGAGAATATCGACACAACCCGCTGTAACGGAGCGCACAATTGCCAAAACAATGAGCGCTGCCTTACGCATGATCTGTGGTCGGATCTCAGTAATCAGATTTACGGTTATCTCAATAAAATCAGTCTGCAGGATCTGATGGACCGTCAGGCTGTGCGGGAAGTGGCGGACCGTCAGGATCACCCCAATCAGGAGCAACCGGGGTTGGATGTCTCATCATTAGTGGATGGATCAGGTGACTTGGCTGGCGCCTGA
- the cysE gene encoding serine O-acetyltransferase: METGEHKVSRWKEDIQSVFDRDPAARNTFEIITTYPGVHAIVFHRLAHALWGIGLKWLARVISNIARLFTGIEIHPGAVIGRRFFIDHGMGVVIGETAIIGDDCTLYHGVTLGGTSWEKGKRHPTLENNVVVGAGAKVLGPIVVGEDARIGSNSVVVKDVPAGSTVVGVPGKLITARKPEREGHREKIAKKIGFDAYGATKDAADPVAHAINCMLDHIHVMDKKMESMCEAMKRLGVDEEETNLPALDSCEIVSTAEELQKLDEEVPEKEKTTE, encoded by the coding sequence TTGGAAACAGGTGAACATAAAGTCTCTCGTTGGAAAGAGGATATCCAGAGCGTTTTCGATCGGGATCCTGCAGCACGTAATACCTTCGAGATTATCACTACCTACCCAGGTGTGCATGCGATTGTCTTTCACCGACTCGCCCATGCCCTATGGGGTATTGGCTTGAAGTGGCTTGCCCGGGTGATCTCCAATATCGCCAGGCTGTTCACAGGCATAGAGATACATCCGGGAGCGGTTATCGGCAGGCGCTTTTTTATCGATCACGGTATGGGAGTGGTCATCGGAGAGACCGCCATAATCGGTGATGACTGTACCCTCTATCACGGCGTCACATTGGGCGGTACCAGTTGGGAAAAGGGAAAACGCCACCCAACCTTGGAAAACAACGTGGTTGTTGGTGCGGGGGCGAAGGTTCTTGGGCCGATCGTTGTGGGTGAAGACGCCAGAATCGGCTCCAACTCGGTGGTGGTGAAGGATGTACCTGCCGGTTCAACTGTGGTGGGTGTTCCGGGAAAGCTGATCACCGCCAGAAAGCCGGAGCGGGAAGGCCACCGGGAGAAGATTGCCAAAAAGATAGGTTTCGATGCCTATGGAGCGACCAAGGATGCCGCGGATCCCGTAGCGCACGCCATCAACTGCATGCTTGACCATATCCATGTAATGGACAAGAAAATGGAGTCGATGTGTGAAGCCATGAAACGGCTTGGCGTGGATGAGGAGGAGACCAATCTGCCCGCATTGGATTCCTGCGAGATTGTCTCGACAGCTGAGGAGTTGCAAAAACTTGATGAAGAGGTTCCTGAGAAAGAGAAAACCACCGAATAA